The Bacteroidales bacterium nucleotide sequence CACACAATAGTGTATTACATCATGTTTAACAAAAGCAGGTTTGCTATTATCACGCATTTCGGATGTTTCAAAGCATCCACCTTTATCAATACTTAAATCAATAATAACAGAGCCTTTCTTCATCTTTTTAACCAACTCCTCCGAGACAATAAACCCACCCTTAATCTCTTCTGGCGAAAGTGTGCCAATTACAACATCAGCAGTTCTAAGAACCCTTTCAAGAACCTGGGGGTGAAAAATTGATGTATACAACCTTTGTCCAAGGATATTTTGAAGATCATTCAGCCTCTTAATGGAATCATCAAATACCTTTACCGTAGCGCCTAAGCCAAGAGCCGCTCTTGCAGCAAATTCTGCGGCTGTTCCTGCTCCAAGGATAACAACTTCGGTTGGTGTTATACCTGTAACGCCACCAAGCATAACTCCCTTGCCTTTATTTACATTGCTTAAGTACTCTGCTGCAACAAGTATGGAAGTACTACCTGCAATTGAACTCATGGCTCGCACAAGAGGAAAAGCTCCATCCTGATCGTGTATGCTTTCGAATGCAATAGCGGTGATACGCTTTTGCATAAGGTTTCGAAGATATTGACCCGCAGATGAGTTCAAGTGTAGAGATGATATTATAACCTGCCCCTCATTTAAATACTCGGTTTCCTTTAATATTAAGGGTGCAACCTTAAGAATAATCTCACTTTTAAAAACTTCCTGAGATGTTTCTACAATTTGTCCGCCACGTTCGCTATAATCAGTATCGGTATAATTAGTTAGATTCCCAGCTCCTTTCTCAATAATTATTTCATGCCCCTGATCAACTAGCATCTCTACTGCTTCTGGGGTTAGTGGAATTCTACACTCTGTAGCATCAGTCTCTTTTGGAATTCCGATTGTAATACGCTTATTCCTCCTACCAGTTTCTAGCATT carries:
- a CDS encoding alanine dehydrogenase yields the protein MMGRISKPTPQFPYSKGLMPQEEMLETGRRNKRITIGIPKETDATECRIPLTPEAVEMLVDQGHEIIIEKGAGNLTNYTDTDYSERGGQIVETSQEVFKSEIILKVAPLILKETEYLNEGQVIISSLHLNSSAGQYLRNLMQKRITAIAFESIHDQDGAFPLVRAMSSIAGSTSILVAAEYLSNVNKGKGVMLGGVTGITPTEVVILGAGTAAEFAARAALGLGATVKVFDDSIKRLNDLQNILGQRLYTSIFHPQVLERVLRTADVVIGTLSPEEIKGGFIVSEELVKKMKKGSVIIDLSIDKGGCFETSEMRDNSKPAFVKHDVIHYCVPNITSRVARTASIAMSNVFSPLITEIAEAGGIKSQLKDDPGLRNGVYIFNGILTNDYLGRLYNIPSRDINLLMAAF